In Leishmania major strain Friedlin complete genome, chromosome 34, the following proteins share a genomic window:
- a CDS encoding DNAj-like protein, whose product MSTALGMEPEVASSSASSSSQLEQPTVDPRNVGTDAGNRSPELSLNTATASASGLAYPNNLNVNKMSGVRAGATDKLQGGAFAHRGVNGVTARFTDPKDENGFTVFSRRPIGASAAATGLSQQQTSPTSTLAPNVSNGGGASSGHALRSSVNASGAAANDEHPGVMEFAKNLSERHLRCALCAKVVVDVVLIGAHASVACRRCALALPGTHIIELPRPLREVLRALKAAAGLPEPNDDFVGDRRILRAKRPLPVSATQPNGAESTAKEETAAVASPGSPATTSATSTAAMQAVLAELTDAETAERHQIGSAEASSRAEITTRRSAAIAARAAPAAATGKPNGITSRQYKLEADRKYENAEYVAALELYTKAIKLQPMDHQSNAKFLYGNRSAAHYMAQRYNECIEDCLEVVRLDPSSVKMLSRAARSACTMGNLKRAMEIMESTPRDSLTSDMEAELARYKSGLEAYRHAERCFGTPEGDEQYRMLVAQFSDTVPFRVRSAESLREQRHYMRAVEVLEALSYSTRTPAACRIMSECLYLSGFEYFERARKCIVDAAQLDDACNELLKKIDAVDDGKQKGNSNFNKKNYGPAAEYYTVAIQAAADNDQVLRVLYCNRAAAYKELGRYREGVEDCTKTLQIDKEFYKAYARRARCHEHLGDHFAAVRDFKKAIEYDSTDRELARELRAAEQNLAKEAEKERDFYFQLGVSRTATEREIKLKYRELSLRWHPDKCIGLDEVERERAEHKFKIISEAYATLVDAGKRREYDAKQDRERFTRAGGFNFSSTYSGGNANDYYRGRHRAGGNGFW is encoded by the coding sequence ATGAGTACTGCCCTTGGAATGGAGCCGGAAGTGGCGTCTTcatcggcctcctcctcgtctcaGTTGGAGCAGCCCACCGTCGACCCGCGCAACGTCGGCACCGATGCGGGGAACCGCTCGCCAGAGCTGTCGCTGAACacggccaccgccagcgcgagCGGCCTGGCCTATCCAAATAACCTCAACGTCAACAAGATGAGCGGCGTCCGAGCTGGCGCGACAGACAAGCTACAAGGTGGTGCTTTTGCCCATCGCGGTGTCAACGGGGTCACAGCTCGATTTACGGACCCGAAAGACGAGAACGGCTTCACCGTTTTCAGTCGCCGCCCGATCGGCGCgagtgccgccgcgacgggactgtcacagcagcagacgaGCCCTACATCCACCTTGGCCCCGAACGTCAGCAACGGAGGCGGggccagcagcggccacgctTTGCGCAGTTCGGTTAAcgcaagcggcgccgccgccaacgatGAGCATCCCGGGGTGATGGAGTTTGCCAAGAACCTCTCCGAGCGACACCTCAGATGTGCTTTGTGTGCCAAGGTAGTGGTAGATGTTGTGCTCATCGGGGCGCATGCGTCGGTAGCGTGCCGGCGTTGCGCTCTGGCCTTGCCAGGTACCCACATCATAGAGTTGCCGCGACCGCTGCGAGAGGTGCTTCGAGCGCtgaaggcggcagcaggaCTGCCTGAGCCAAACGACGACTTTGTGGGCGATCGCCGCATTCTGCGCGCGAAGCGACCTCTTCCAGTGAGCGCCACGCAGCCCAACGGCGCCGAGTCGACGGCAAaagaggagacggcggctgTCGCTTCGCCCGGCTCGCCGGCTACGACTTCTGCCACCTCCACAGCGGCGATGCAAGCGGTCTTAGCGGAGCTGACGGATGCTGAGACGGCCGAGCGCCACCAGATTGGTAGCGCTGAAGCCTCTAGCCGCGCGGAGATCACGACGCGCAGAAgcgctgccatcgccgcgCGAGCCGccccggcagcagccaccggGAAGCCTAACGGCATCACGAGCCGACAGTATAAGCTGGAGGCGGACCGCAAGTATGAGAACGCGGAGTACGTCGCTGCATTGGAGCTGTACACCAAGGCAATCAAGCTGCAGCCGATGGATCATCAGTCGAACGCCAAATTCCTCTACGGCAACCGTAGTGCTGCCCACTATATGGCGCAACGGTACAACGAGTGCATTGAAGACTGCCTCGAGGTAGTGCGCCTGGACCCGAGCAGCGTGAAGATGCTGTCGCGCGCCGCTCGCTCTGCCTGCACCATGGGAAACCTGAAGCGTGCCATGGAGATCATGGAGAGCACGCCGAGGGATAGCTTGACCAGCGACATGGAGGCGGAGCTTGCCCGGTACAAGAGTGGCCTCGAGGCGTACCGCCACGCCGAGCGTTGCTTCGGTACCCCGGAAGGCGATGAGCAGTACCGGATGTTGGTCGCTCAGTTCAGCGATACCGTGCCGTTCCGAGTTCGGAGTGCCGAGTCGCTGCGGGAGCAGCGCCATTACATGCGCGCTGTGGAGGTGCTCGAGGCGCTCTCGTACTCCACGCGCACCCCGGCTGCGTGCCGCATCATGAGCGAGTGCCTCTACCTCTCTGGCTTCGAGTACTTTGAGCGGGCGCGGAAGTGCATCgtggacgcggcgcagctggatgACGCCTGTAACGAGCTTCTGAAAAAGATTGATGCCGTTGACGACGGAAAGCAGAAGGGCAACTCAAACTTCAACAAGAAGAACTACGGCCCGGCGGCCGAGTACTACACGGTCGCTATTCAGGCCGCCGCTGACAACGAtcaggtgctgcgcgtgctctaCTGCaaccgcgccgccgcgtaTAAGGAGTTGGGTCGCTACCGGGAGGGCGTCGAGGACTGCACCAAGACGCTGCAGATCGACAAGGAGTTCTACAAGGCGTacgcgcgccgcgcgcgctgccacgAACACCTTGGCGACCACTTTGCCGCCGTGCGGGACTTCAAGAAGGCGATCGAGTACGACAGCACTGACCGCGAGCTGGCCCGGGAGCTGAGAGCGGCAGAGCAGAACCTGgccaaggaggcggagaaggagagagactTTTACTTTCAATTAGGTGTCTCTCGCACCGCGACAGAGCGAGAGATCAAGCTCAAGTACCGCGAGCTCtcgctgcggtggcaccCAGACAAGTGCATTGGCCTGGATGAAGTCGAGCGCGAGCGGGCCGAGCACAAGTTCAAAATTATCAGTGAAGCGTATGCCACCTTGGTGGATGCCGGGAAGAGGCGCGAGTACGACGCGAAGCAGGATCGAGAGCGCTTCACGCGTGCTGGCGGGTTCAATTTCTCCTCCACGTACAGCGGTGGCAACGCGAACGACTACTACCGCGGTCGTcaccgcgccggcggcaacGGCTTTTGGTAG